The genomic stretch CAATATCTCAATGGCCGGGAACGGTTTTTCCGCGCCAATGTTCAAATCGACAGAGATGATTTCCAGCTCAACCGCGTAGCGATCGGCATTTGGGTTATCCCAGCGCGCCAGGGCGTTAAAGCGGTTGTTGATCATCACCAGCGTATTGCGCAGGTTTTCCTGTCGCTTTTCCCCGCGCGCCAGGTTGGCAAAGTTGGTGGTCGTACGCGTATTTTCTGACGGGTTGTAATTCTCATCGAAGCAACTGCGCTTAAGGGTATATGTGAAAGCTTTGCTCATTGTGGTTATGCATCCTAAGTTCATGTTGCTAAGAAGTTACCGATGCATAATTTATGCCTTAGCCCGCGGCGCAGGGGAAGTGACTTAATTTCAATGCAACATGAGGGAAGTTCATGAAGTGTAATGCTCGAGGTGTCGCTGCCTTCATGCCGGGTGGCGCTGCGCTTACCCGGCCTACGGTTCAGCGTCGTTTGTAGGCCCGTGCAAGCACAGCGCCGCCGGGCGAAGCTCATAATATGTCTGTGATATGCACTTACCCTCGTCGTTAACAGGCTGCGGGGGAGAGGGATTTTTTATTTCCGTTCAATTCCCGCTATAATCCGCAAAATTTCCAACCGGTTTAGAAACAATCATGACAAAACTCACCTTACAAGAGCAGATGCTGAAAGCGGGCCTCGTCAGCAGCAAGAAAGCGGCAAAAGTGCAGCGCACGGCAAAGAAATCACGCGTTCAGGCGCGGGAGGCCCGTGAAGCGGTAGAAGAGAACAAGAAGGCGCAGATCGAGCGCGACAAGCTGCTGAGCGAACAGCAGAAGCAGGCCGTGCTGGCGAAAGAGTTTAAGGCACAGGTGAAGCAGCTGATTGAGATGAACCGCATCACCGTTTCAAGGGGCAACATCACCTTTAACTTCACCGACGGTAATCTGATCAAAAAAATCGACGTCGACAAGCAAACCCAGGCTCAGCTGATTAATGGCCGTCTGGCGATTGCCCGTCTGGTCATCAACGCCAGCGGCGACTGTGAATACGCGATTATTCCGGCGGTGGTGGCCGATAAAATTGCCCAGCGCGATGCCGACAGCATTGTGCTAAACAGCGCGCTCAGCCAGGAAGAGCAGGACGAAGACGATCCGTATGCGGACTTCAAAATCCCTGACGATTTGATGTGGTAAACCGCGTTCAGAACGGGGCGGCGTGACGGGCGTTAACCGGCTCTCCGCTCACGGGATGAATAAAATTCAACTCGCTGGCATGCAGCATCAGCCGGGGCGTTTCCTCAGCCCCTGGCGCTTCAAGACCGCCATACAGATCGCAGCCCAGAATTGGGTGCCCCAGCTGCTGACAGTGAATGCGCAGCTGGTGGGTTCGTCCGGTCTCCGGAGTAAGTTCCACCCGCGTTAACGGCAGTCCCGTCTCCTGATAAAACCGTTCCACCACCCGATAGCGAGAGCGGGCGGGTTTTCCGCTGATGGGGCAGATTGACATCAGCGGGAACAGCGCCGGGTCTTTGGCAATCGGCGCGTCTATTATTCCCTCGTCATGTTCCACATGACCGCAAAGCAGGGCGCTGTAGACTTTCTCCACGCTGCGCTGGCTGAACTGCTGGCACAGCGCCGCGTTGATGGCCTTATTGCGCGCAACCACCATCAGCCCGGACGTGCCGAAATCCAGGCGGTGTACCAGCGTGCAGCCGGGGTACGTCTGGACCAGACGATAATGGACGGAATCAAGGTTTTGCGGATTTTTTCCCGAGAGGCTGAGCAGACCGGAGGGCTTATCGATCAGCAGCAGATGTTCATCCTGCCAGAGGATCTGAATGTCGTCGTGACACGGTGGGGCTATAAAAGAATCAATAATCGCAGACATCAGGCCGCCCGGCTGGAGAGTGGGAGCGGATGATAACGAAATGCGGGGAAAAGAAAAACCCTCCCACCAGGCGGTGAGAGGGCAAAATCTTAGGCTGCTACCAGGCTGTCGATGGCGGCTTTCGCATCGGTCTGCGCTTTGGTCGCCACTTCCGGACCGTAAGCGATACCTTCCGCGAACACGAAGTTCACGTCAGTGATGCCGATGAAGCCCAGGAACAGGCTCAGGTACGGCGCAACCAGGTCGGTTGGGGTATCTTTATGAATACCGCCACGGCTGGTCAGGACGATCGCACGTTTACCTTTCACCAGACCTTCAGGGCCATTCTCAGTGTAACGGAAGGTTACGCCAGCACGCGCCACCAGGTCGAAGTAGTTCTTCAGCTGGGTAGGGATGTTGAAGTTGTACATTGGGGCGTTGATAACGATAACGTCATGCGCCTGCAGCTCAGCAATCAGCTCGTCGGACAGGGCCAGGGCTTCCTGCTGACGTGGAGACAGCGGTGCATCGCTTGGGCGCAGCGCGCCAACCAGCTCGCCATCCAGCACAGGAATTGGGTTTGCAGCCAGGTCACGCACGGTGATTTCGTCAGCAGAATGCTGTTCACGCCACTGTTCAACGAAGTAATCAGACAGCTGACCAGACTGAGAGTACCCTGCCAGAATACTGGATTTCAAAACTAAT from Enterobacter dykesii encodes the following:
- a CDS encoding RluA family pseudouridine synthase — protein: MSAIIDSFIAPPCHDDIQILWQDEHLLLIDKPSGLLSLSGKNPQNLDSVHYRLVQTYPGCTLVHRLDFGTSGLMVVARNKAINAALCQQFSQRSVEKVYSALLCGHVEHDEGIIDAPIAKDPALFPLMSICPISGKPARSRYRVVERFYQETGLPLTRVELTPETGRTHQLRIHCQQLGHPILGCDLYGGLEAPGAEETPRLMLHASELNFIHPVSGEPVNARHAAPF
- a CDS encoding DUF2058 domain-containing protein produces the protein MTKLTLQEQMLKAGLVSSKKAAKVQRTAKKSRVQAREAREAVEENKKAQIERDKLLSEQQKQAVLAKEFKAQVKQLIEMNRITVSRGNITFNFTDGNLIKKIDVDKQTQAQLINGRLAIARLVINASGDCEYAIIPAVVADKIAQRDADSIVLNSALSQEEQDEDDPYADFKIPDDLMW
- the azoR gene encoding FMN-dependent NADH-azoreductase produces the protein MSKVLVLKSSILAGYSQSGQLSDYFVEQWREQHSADEITVRDLAANPIPVLDGELVGALRPSDAPLSPRQQEALALSDELIAELQAHDVIVINAPMYNFNIPTQLKNYFDLVARAGVTFRYTENGPEGLVKGKRAIVLTSRGGIHKDTPTDLVAPYLSLFLGFIGITDVNFVFAEGIAYGPEVATKAQTDAKAAIDSLVAA